A portion of the Blautia hansenii DSM 20583 genome contains these proteins:
- a CDS encoding FMN-binding protein translates to MKNKNVRGIIALAVVTALSFGVIMGSKALAKDMGTGASNTAEEQVKEEIDTKGAEGIEKAVKTENGYMVTAKVKGYGGDIVMNVSFDAEKKKVTKVEVTEQKETEGLGAKVADAEFLSQFEGVEAPVFLPGMSLEKEEKVSDEELLKELKDGTYEAKADAPDNNGFTDVVTVTVKDGKIAEVNWEAVGADGSTKSVLSENGEYVMTEDGLTWKEQAEALAKAVVENQSLSFLNLDEQGKTDAVSGVSISIGGFTALAEKCLKEAAGITQTLELKDGTYEAKAEAADNNGFIDQVTMTVADGKITEVNWEAVGEDGNKKSVLSENGEYVMTEDGLTWKEQAEALASALIENQSLDFLQVNEQGKTDAVSGVSISVGGFISLAEKCMNEAAGVEEKEEVPANGTQVDAVSGATISSTAVVTGINTAFEFLQAVK, encoded by the coding sequence ATGAAGAATAAAAACGTAAGAGGGATTATTGCATTAGCAGTTGTTACAGCACTTTCTTTCGGAGTAATTATGGGCTCTAAGGCTCTTGCAAAAGATATGGGAACAGGTGCTTCTAATACAGCAGAAGAACAGGTAAAAGAAGAAATTGATACCAAAGGTGCAGAAGGTATTGAAAAAGCAGTTAAGACAGAGAATGGTTACATGGTAACTGCAAAGGTAAAAGGATATGGCGGAGATATTGTGATGAATGTATCCTTTGATGCAGAAAAGAAAAAAGTAACAAAAGTAGAAGTAACAGAACAAAAGGAAACAGAAGGTCTTGGAGCAAAAGTTGCAGACGCAGAATTCCTCAGTCAGTTTGAAGGTGTGGAAGCTCCTGTATTTTTACCGGGCATGAGCCTTGAAAAAGAAGAAAAAGTATCTGATGAAGAACTTTTAAAAGAATTAAAAGACGGAACTTATGAGGCAAAAGCAGATGCTCCGGACAATAACGGGTTTACAGATGTAGTAACAGTAACTGTAAAAGACGGAAAAATTGCAGAAGTAAACTGGGAAGCAGTAGGAGCAGATGGAAGTACAAAGAGTGTACTGTCTGAAAACGGAGAATATGTAATGACAGAAGACGGACTTACATGGAAGGAACAGGCAGAAGCTCTTGCAAAAGCAGTAGTAGAAAATCAGTCTTTAAGCTTTTTAAATTTAGATGAGCAGGGAAAAACAGATGCGGTTTCCGGTGTAAGTATTTCCATCGGTGGATTTACAGCTCTTGCAGAGAAATGTTTAAAAGAAGCAGCGGGAATTACTCAGACTTTAGAACTGAAAGACGGAACTTATGAAGCAAAAGCAGAAGCAGCAGATAATAACGGATTTATCGATCAGGTAACAATGACTGTTGCAGACGGAAAAATTACAGAAGTAAACTGGGAAGCGGTAGGAGAAGACGGAAACAAAAAGAGTGTACTGTCTGAAAACGGAGAATATGTAATGACAGAAGACGGACTTACATGGAAAGAACAGGCAGAGGCTCTGGCAAGCGCTCTTATTGAAAACCAGTCCTTAGACTTCCTTCAGGTAAACGAGCAGGGAAAAACAGATGCGGTTTCAGGCGTAAGTATTTCTGTGGGCGGATTTATCAGTCTTGCAGAAAAATGTATGAATGAAGCGGCAGGCGTTGAAGAAAAAGAAGAAGTACCTGCAAACGGAACACAGGTAGATGCTGTATCAGGAGCAACGATTTCTTCTACGGCAGTAGTAACAGGTATCAACACAGCATTTGAATTTTTACAGGCAGTAAAATAA
- a CDS encoding Rpn family recombination-promoting nuclease/putative transposase: protein MQKRCLSDLTIKNDFMFGAVMINPENCKEFLERALEIEIDRVDVSREKSMVYHPDYKGIRLDVYAKDENNTCYNVEMQMTKKPALGRRSRYYQSQMDMDILLSGREYAELPDSYVIFICDFDPFGERKYRYTFQMQCKESNQTPLEDGRRIVFLSTCGENEDEISKELLAFLKFVKADLKESREMEERFMTLEEMLKDERKEGLKEGTVKAQKRIVSKMLSKGLSDEEIMELCDISLEELENLKNHR, encoded by the coding sequence ATGCAGAAAAGATGTTTAAGTGATCTTACAATTAAGAATGATTTTATGTTTGGTGCAGTGATGATAAATCCTGAAAACTGTAAAGAGTTTTTGGAGAGAGCATTGGAAATAGAAATTGACCGTGTAGATGTTAGCAGGGAAAAAAGTATGGTCTATCATCCTGACTATAAAGGTATTCGTTTAGATGTCTATGCCAAAGATGAAAATAATACTTGTTATAATGTGGAGATGCAGATGACGAAAAAACCTGCACTCGGCAGACGCAGCAGATATTATCAAAGTCAAATGGATATGGATATTCTTTTATCAGGAAGAGAATATGCAGAATTACCCGATAGTTACGTGATTTTTATCTGTGATTTTGATCCTTTTGGTGAAAGAAAATATCGTTATACTTTTCAGATGCAGTGCAAAGAAAGCAATCAAACACCATTGGAAGATGGAAGAAGAATTGTATTTTTAAGTACTTGCGGAGAGAATGAGGATGAAATTTCCAAGGAACTGTTGGCTTTTTTGAAATTTGTAAAAGCAGATTTAAAAGAAAGTCGCGAGATGGAGGAACGCTTTATGACTTTAGAGGAAATGTTAAAAGATGAGCGAAAAGAAGGATTAAAAGAGGGAACAGTAAAAGCTCAGAAAAGAATTGTATCGAAAATGTTATCTAAGGGGCTAAGTGATGAGGAAATCATGGAGCTTTGCGATATTTCTTTGGAAGAATTAGAAAATCTCAAAAATCATAGATAA
- a CDS encoding VOC family protein, translating into MKLKNVLIVVKDIERSKKFYRDLFGLEVVLDSGENVILTEGLVLQEEGLWKETIHRELYSKHNKTELYFTERDMEYFLEKLQSYEDVIEYVTPLTRNSWGRQVVRFYDLDGNLIEVAGEG; encoded by the coding sequence ATGAAACTAAAAAATGTATTGATTGTTGTAAAGGACATAGAAAGATCAAAAAAGTTTTATAGAGATTTATTTGGACTTGAGGTTGTTCTGGACAGTGGGGAAAATGTAATCTTAACAGAAGGACTGGTTCTTCAAGAGGAAGGTCTTTGGAAAGAAACAATACACAGAGAGTTGTACTCGAAGCATAATAAAACAGAGCTTTATTTTACAGAAAGAGATATGGAATATTTTTTAGAAAAACTTCAATCTTATGAAGATGTTATAGAATATGTGACGCCTTTGACAAGAAATTCATGGGGAAGACAAGTTGTGCGATTTTATGATTTGGACGGTAATCTTATTGAGGTTGCCGGTGAAGGGTAA
- the rsxC gene encoding electron transport complex subunit RsxC: MWKKKQNKFPGGIHPTDGYDKALTMDLPVHEYWPETVTILSEQSFGGKCQLLVKPKDKVVAGQQIGIPEAFMAAPLHASVSGEVLRVEEVNNQGRNILACIIKRGDTSKQDAQEYESKLVDIENFTKEEIIAGIRDGGLTGMGGAGFPTHKKYETDKKIDALLINAAECEPFLTCDYRLMLEYSYAVANGIRLLLKASGAPKAYLCMEDNKPEAAKVLGKILENTKDIEVKVLPTQYPQGGERQLIQAVLGREVPMGGLPAEAGAIVSNVGTAKATADMLLGKTPLIRRIVTVTGCVKNPGNYLVPIGTSAKELVELCGGVTVKNNRVIAGGPMTGPCVASDWNGESELFYVTKNTSGILVLPDSQYEEQPCIRCAGCESVCPAGLVPYQIEFAYLEEDYDLCESLYASECIACGCCSYICPAKRELSVRTRMARDMVKQRMRERAVKK; this comes from the coding sequence ATGTGGAAAAAGAAGCAGAATAAATTCCCCGGCGGAATTCATCCCACAGATGGTTATGACAAGGCACTGACCATGGACCTGCCTGTCCATGAATATTGGCCTGAGACAGTTACGATTTTGTCAGAGCAATCCTTTGGCGGAAAATGTCAGCTGTTAGTCAAGCCAAAAGATAAAGTAGTAGCAGGACAGCAAATCGGAATTCCTGAGGCATTTATGGCAGCTCCTTTACATGCAAGTGTAAGCGGAGAGGTTCTCCGAGTAGAAGAAGTAAACAATCAGGGAAGAAATATTCTGGCGTGTATTATTAAAAGAGGGGATACCTCAAAACAGGATGCGCAGGAATATGAAAGCAAGCTGGTAGATATTGAGAATTTTACAAAAGAAGAAATTATTGCGGGAATTCGTGACGGCGGTCTTACAGGAATGGGCGGCGCAGGATTTCCAACACATAAGAAATACGAAACAGATAAAAAAATTGATGCGCTGCTGATTAATGCAGCAGAATGTGAGCCATTTTTAACATGTGATTATCGTTTGATGCTGGAATACAGCTATGCAGTAGCAAATGGTATTCGCCTTCTGTTAAAGGCTTCCGGCGCTCCAAAAGCGTATCTTTGCATGGAAGACAATAAACCGGAGGCGGCAAAAGTTCTTGGTAAAATTTTAGAAAATACAAAAGATATAGAAGTAAAGGTATTGCCGACACAGTATCCTCAAGGTGGAGAGCGTCAGCTCATTCAGGCTGTTCTGGGCAGAGAAGTGCCAATGGGAGGACTTCCGGCAGAGGCTGGCGCTATTGTTTCCAATGTAGGAACAGCCAAAGCGACAGCAGATATGCTCCTTGGAAAGACACCTCTTATCAGAAGGATTGTAACAGTAACAGGCTGTGTAAAAAATCCGGGGAACTATTTGGTTCCAATCGGAACTTCAGCAAAAGAACTGGTAGAGCTTTGCGGAGGAGTGACAGTAAAGAATAACAGAGTCATTGCAGGCGGACCGATGACAGGTCCTTGTGTAGCTTCTGATTGGAATGGAGAAAGTGAACTTTTCTATGTGACAAAGAACACTTCCGGAATTTTAGTTCTTCCGGACAGTCAGTATGAGGAACAGCCATGTATTCGCTGTGCAGGCTGTGAAAGTGTGTGTCCGGCGGGATTAGTTCCTTATCAGATTGAATTTGCATATTTAGAAGAAGATTATGATTTGTGTGAGAGCTTATACGCCAGTGAGTGTATTGCCTGTGGCTGCTGCTCTTATATCTGTCCTGCCAAGAGAGAACTGTCCGTAAGAACAAGAATGGCAAGAGATATGGTGAAACAGAGAATGAGAGAAAGGGCGGTGAAAAAATAA
- a CDS encoding RnfABCDGE type electron transport complex subunit D, translated as MSQTRVINGPHLRTPRTTRNVMMHVTISLIPALLGAIYYFGIQALYLSGLSVAVCVLTEYIWQKITKKQVTAGDFSAVVTGLLLAFNMPVTVPVWALVAADVFSILVVKQMFGGIGNNFVNPALMGRLLVMVAWPAAVMQYVVPRTVSVDAVSAATILGTAKSGAETGYSYLQMFLGEMPGAMGETSKLLLLIGFAYMCYKKIVNAEAAVTYIGTVTILTFIFGPDGLFTGDILLNLFGGGLIMGGCYMLTDYAFASRKGKLIYAAVAGIITAAIRIFSVYPEGICFGILTANCMAGMLSVLYKKHVYGMKKKEA; from the coding sequence ATGAGTCAGACAAGAGTAATTAACGGACCGCATCTTCGTACTCCAAGAACAACCAGAAACGTTATGATGCACGTAACAATTTCCTTAATTCCGGCGCTTTTGGGAGCAATTTATTATTTCGGAATTCAGGCATTATATTTGTCAGGCCTTTCTGTTGCAGTATGTGTGCTGACAGAATATATATGGCAGAAAATTACAAAGAAACAGGTGACAGCAGGTGATTTCAGCGCCGTGGTTACAGGTCTTTTATTAGCCTTTAACATGCCGGTTACCGTTCCGGTGTGGGCACTTGTTGCAGCAGACGTATTCAGTATTTTAGTTGTAAAACAGATGTTTGGCGGAATTGGAAATAACTTTGTAAATCCTGCTCTTATGGGAAGACTTTTAGTTATGGTAGCATGGCCGGCAGCTGTTATGCAGTATGTAGTACCGAGAACTGTTTCCGTAGATGCTGTTTCAGCGGCAACCATTCTGGGAACAGCAAAAAGCGGTGCCGAAACAGGTTACAGCTATCTTCAGATGTTCTTGGGCGAGATGCCGGGAGCAATGGGAGAAACCAGCAAATTATTGCTTTTAATCGGTTTTGCTTATATGTGTTACAAAAAAATTGTAAATGCAGAAGCAGCAGTTACTTATATTGGAACAGTTACAATTTTAACTTTTATCTTCGGTCCGGATGGGCTGTTTACCGGTGATATTTTATTAAATCTTTTCGGAGGCGGTCTGATTATGGGCGGTTGTTATATGCTGACAGATTATGCCTTTGCATCCAGAAAAGGTAAGCTGATTTATGCGGCTGTGGCAGGTATTATTACTGCGGCAATTCGAATTTTCAGCGTTTATCCGGAAGGAATTTGTTTCGGTATTTTAACCGCAAACTGTATGGCAGGTATGTTGTCTGTACTTTACAAAAAGCATGTGTATGGAATGAAGAAAAAAGAAGCGTAG